A DNA window from Pseudarthrobacter sp. W1I19 contains the following coding sequences:
- a CDS encoding carbohydrate ABC transporter permease → MSTIEEAAPAPTESRTSGIPAPRPSTRPGKRFLGSGERPGFLTYGLLLAFLLSSAYPLWWSAVIGSRSNEALSETWPPLLPGGNFWTNVGEVFDTIPFWLALGNSVLISCIITVSVVGFSTLAGYAFAKLRFKGRNGLMLVVVATMAIPTQLGIIPLFMVMRTLGWTGEIGAVVVPTLVTAFGVFFMRQYLVDVIPDELIESARMDGASMISTFRHVAIPAARPAMAILGLFTFMTAWTDFLWPLLVLDAGNPTLQTALSQLQSARYVDYSVVLAGAVLATLPLLVLFVLAGKQLISGIMQGAVKG, encoded by the coding sequence ATGAGCACCATCGAAGAGGCAGCCCCCGCACCCACTGAATCCCGCACTTCCGGAATACCTGCGCCGCGCCCCTCCACCCGACCGGGCAAGCGCTTCCTCGGTTCCGGAGAAAGGCCCGGGTTCCTGACCTACGGCCTGCTCCTGGCGTTCCTGCTGTCCTCGGCCTACCCGCTGTGGTGGTCCGCCGTGATCGGCAGCCGGTCCAATGAGGCCCTGAGTGAGACCTGGCCGCCATTGCTCCCAGGCGGAAACTTCTGGACCAACGTGGGCGAAGTCTTCGACACCATTCCCTTTTGGCTCGCCCTGGGCAACAGCGTGCTGATTTCCTGCATCATTACCGTTTCGGTGGTGGGCTTCTCCACCCTGGCCGGCTACGCCTTCGCAAAGCTCCGCTTCAAGGGCCGGAACGGGCTCATGCTGGTGGTGGTGGCCACCATGGCCATCCCCACGCAGCTGGGCATCATTCCGCTCTTTATGGTGATGCGCACCCTGGGCTGGACAGGCGAAATCGGCGCCGTGGTGGTGCCCACCCTGGTGACGGCGTTCGGCGTCTTCTTTATGCGGCAGTACCTGGTGGACGTCATCCCGGACGAATTGATCGAGTCCGCCAGGATGGACGGGGCCAGCATGATTTCCACCTTCCGGCACGTCGCCATCCCGGCCGCGCGGCCCGCCATGGCCATCCTCGGCCTTTTCACGTTTATGACGGCCTGGACCGATTTCCTCTGGCCCCTGCTGGTGCTCGACGCCGGCAACCCCACTTTGCAGACGGCGCTCAGCCAGCTGCAGTCTGCGCGCTACGTGGACTACTCCGTGGTCCTCGCCGGCGCGGTGCTGGCCACCCTCCCGCTGCTGGTGCTCTTTGTCCTGGCAGGAAAACAACTTATCTCAGGAATCATGCAAGGAGCAGTGAAGGGCTGA
- a CDS encoding carbohydrate ABC transporter permease → MTTTLNRAAKPAAIKPKPTWKQRLNVFDVKASPYLYVAPFFILFALVGLFPLVYTFVVSLFDWHLLKGQGDFIGLQNFVEVLQDRFFWNSLFNTVSIFLLSAIPQLAIALFLAAMLDQNLRARTFWRMSVLLPYIVTPVAVAMIFTNMFGEQYGLINNVLGNFGLDPVMWKSETLPSHIAIATMVNWRWTGYNALILLAAMQAVPRDLYESAALDGAGAVRRFFSITLPSIRPTMVFVVITSTIGGLQIFTEPRLFDPATAGGSQRQFQTTVLYLWEMAFQRQNFGKASTIAWLLFLIIVLFGLVNYLISRRIATADAAKPSRAARRRAERTTR, encoded by the coding sequence ATGACAACCACCCTGAACCGCGCCGCCAAACCCGCGGCCATCAAACCAAAACCCACCTGGAAGCAGCGGCTGAACGTCTTCGACGTCAAAGCATCGCCCTACCTGTACGTCGCCCCGTTCTTTATCCTCTTCGCCCTCGTGGGGCTCTTTCCGCTGGTCTACACCTTCGTGGTGAGCCTCTTCGACTGGCACCTGCTCAAGGGCCAGGGGGACTTCATTGGGCTGCAAAACTTCGTGGAAGTCCTGCAGGACCGCTTCTTCTGGAACTCCCTGTTCAACACGGTGAGCATCTTCCTGCTCTCCGCCATCCCGCAGCTCGCCATCGCGCTCTTCCTGGCCGCGATGCTTGACCAGAACCTCCGGGCCAGGACCTTCTGGCGGATGAGCGTCCTCCTGCCCTACATCGTGACGCCGGTGGCAGTGGCCATGATCTTCACCAACATGTTCGGTGAACAGTACGGCCTGATCAACAACGTCCTGGGCAATTTCGGCCTGGACCCCGTGATGTGGAAAAGCGAAACCCTGCCCAGCCACATCGCCATCGCCACCATGGTGAACTGGCGCTGGACCGGCTACAACGCGCTGATCCTGCTTGCCGCCATGCAGGCCGTTCCCCGCGACCTCTACGAGTCCGCCGCCCTGGACGGGGCCGGAGCGGTACGCCGGTTCTTCAGCATCACCCTGCCCAGCATCCGGCCCACCATGGTGTTTGTGGTCATTACGTCCACCATCGGGGGGCTGCAGATCTTCACCGAGCCGCGCCTGTTCGATCCCGCCACCGCCGGCGGATCCCAGCGGCAATTCCAGACCACCGTGCTGTACCTCTGGGAAATGGCCTTCCAACGCCAGAACTTCGGCAAGGCATCCACCATCGCCTGGCTCCTTTTTCTGATCATCGTGCTGTTCGGTCTGGTCAACTACCTCATCTCCCGGCGGATCGCCACCGCAGACGCCGCCAAACCCTCCCGGGCTGCCCGGCGACGCGCCGAAAGGACCACGCGATGA
- a CDS encoding extracellular solute-binding protein yields MATGCSSSKEQAASADNPVELTVTTFGTFGYDDLYGEYEQANPGIKIKATNIDRGANARTDAFTKLAAGSGLSDVVAIEEGWLGSIMEVSDQFVDLNEHGAADIKDNWVDWKFKQGTDPDGRVIGYGTDIGPQGLCYNGKLFEAAGLPKDRESVAKLFGGEDATWETYFKLGEQYKAATGKAWYDQSGFVWNSMVNQMEEGYYTKDGKLNIDGNAEMKAKFELLAAGTAAGLSANQTQFDWGTGKAFTDGSFATFVCPGWMLGTIKGQLESAGGGADSGWDFADVFPGGASNWGGAFLSVPKTSKHPAEAAKLAAWLTAPEQQVKQSAAANNFPSTLKAQEKLVADATPNVLFNNAPTGVILANRAKGVVAQFKGPDDSVIQENVFGPALKMLDGGSANADKAWSEALTLLNDLVVNN; encoded by the coding sequence ATGGCCACCGGCTGCAGCAGCAGCAAAGAACAGGCAGCAAGCGCAGACAACCCCGTGGAACTCACGGTCACCACCTTCGGAACCTTCGGTTACGACGATCTCTACGGTGAATACGAGCAGGCCAACCCCGGAATCAAGATCAAGGCCACGAACATCGACCGCGGAGCCAACGCCCGCACCGACGCGTTCACGAAACTTGCTGCCGGCTCAGGCCTCAGCGACGTGGTGGCCATCGAGGAAGGCTGGCTCGGATCCATCATGGAAGTCTCGGACCAGTTCGTGGACCTGAACGAGCACGGGGCAGCGGACATCAAGGACAACTGGGTCGACTGGAAGTTCAAGCAGGGCACCGATCCGGACGGCCGCGTCATCGGATACGGGACAGACATCGGACCGCAGGGCCTCTGCTACAACGGCAAACTGTTTGAGGCTGCCGGCCTGCCGAAGGACCGCGAATCGGTAGCGAAGCTGTTCGGCGGCGAGGACGCCACCTGGGAGACCTATTTCAAGCTCGGCGAGCAGTACAAAGCGGCCACCGGCAAGGCCTGGTATGACCAGTCCGGCTTCGTCTGGAACTCCATGGTCAACCAGATGGAGGAGGGGTACTACACCAAGGACGGAAAGCTGAACATTGACGGCAACGCGGAGATGAAAGCCAAATTCGAGTTGCTGGCGGCCGGAACGGCGGCCGGTCTGTCCGCCAACCAGACCCAGTTTGACTGGGGCACCGGCAAGGCGTTCACTGACGGCTCCTTCGCCACCTTCGTCTGCCCCGGCTGGATGCTGGGCACTATCAAGGGCCAGCTTGAATCAGCAGGCGGCGGCGCGGACAGTGGCTGGGACTTCGCCGATGTCTTCCCGGGCGGGGCCTCCAACTGGGGCGGCGCTTTCCTCTCCGTGCCCAAGACCTCCAAACACCCGGCAGAAGCTGCCAAGCTCGCCGCCTGGCTGACCGCGCCTGAGCAGCAGGTCAAGCAGTCGGCCGCTGCCAATAACTTCCCCAGCACCCTCAAGGCACAGGAGAAGCTCGTAGCGGACGCCACCCCCAACGTGCTGTTCAACAACGCCCCCACCGGCGTTATCCTCGCCAACCGCGCTAAGGGAGTGGTGGCCCAGTTCAAGGGGCCCGACGATTCCGTCATCCAGGAGAACGTGTTTGGCCCGGCCCTGAAAATGCTCGACGGCGGCTCGGCCAATGCTGACAAGGCCTGGTCCGAAGCGCTGACCCTCCTCAACGACCTGGTCGTAAACAACTAG